From the genome of Cytobacillus firmus, one region includes:
- a CDS encoding SIMPL domain-containing protein produces MYYYQPFVRNTVQTGRHSRSKPNTIRVSGEGKIAVQPDQARIKLGVLTEDQELQKAQEQNAAAISNVKKALNAIGITDKQIQTSEFSIFPQYDFVDGKQIFRGYKVEHILNITADEIENTGLVVDTAVDSGANTVRGITFETENQQELYQQALSMAVMDAYRKAETIAASLRVQLIRTPVSVSEGNSGMVQPVSFQSSALVKSAVSTPIQPGTIEIESRITADFIFYS; encoded by the coding sequence ATGTATTATTATCAGCCATTCGTCCGCAATACTGTGCAGACTGGAAGGCATTCCAGATCCAAGCCAAATACTATAAGGGTTTCAGGTGAAGGAAAGATAGCTGTACAGCCAGATCAGGCTAGAATAAAGCTGGGAGTTTTAACAGAAGACCAGGAGCTTCAGAAGGCACAGGAGCAGAATGCTGCAGCCATTTCAAATGTCAAAAAGGCTCTTAATGCCATTGGAATAACAGATAAACAAATTCAAACGTCAGAATTCTCCATTTTTCCGCAGTATGATTTTGTGGATGGCAAGCAAATTTTCCGCGGGTACAAGGTTGAGCATATACTGAACATTACGGCCGATGAGATTGAAAATACAGGACTTGTAGTGGACACAGCAGTAGACAGCGGCGCAAATACGGTAAGAGGAATTACGTTTGAAACAGAAAACCAGCAGGAATTGTATCAGCAGGCACTAAGCATGGCCGTAATGGATGCATATAGAAAGGCAGAAACAATCGCTGCTTCACTAAGAGTCCAATTAATCAGAACACCAGTATCGGTTTCAGAAGGAAATTCAGGGATGGTGCAGCCTGTCTCTTTTCAATCCTCCGCTTTAGTTAAAAGTGCCGTCAGCACACCTATCCAGCCGGGAACAATAGAAATCGAAAGCCGCATCACGGCAGATTTCATATTCTACAGCTAG